The genomic segment taTTCTCACTTGGAAATCATGACATGAAAACGACGATGCATTTGGATCGTGACAGAGTACTTAATGTGTTGTTGATCGACTAGCAGAAgttaatgaattttgaagaatttgaacttcacttgtatATGTGCAACATTTAAAGCCTTTGGTCATACATTAAATACTTGTGGGATTCACTATAATTAATTAGAGTGACTCTGTATCGGACCATATGCCCTCTGATACCAGGTCTCTCCTTAGAatctggctctgataccagactTCAGAGCCACGTGTACTAACAATTGTTgatgcaaaaaaataaataaataaataaataaataaataaagttgcTTTAGAAGTGACATGCATGGTGCTCACTGTGCTTGAAATGAAGCGAGTTTAGTACGAAAGTTTATGAGCATAGATAGGGTGACTGCATTGAAatgctttcatttgtttagtTAGTCAATTCCTGCCTGtgatgaaggaaaagaaaaagaaacgagtggtggtggtggtggtggtccAGGTTCTTTTTATCGAGTGATGGCCGCATTATCAATGCATGGTATGGTAAGCTTTGCTGTCCAAGTTAAAAGCATGAAAATAATTTGAATTACCTTGGTATCATCTGTGGTTCCATCCCCCTTGGCTCCAAAATTTAACACATTGAAGATGGAAGTAGAAGGTGCATTTCCATAACCTTTCTGTGGTGGCCTTGGTGCGAGGATGGGAGGTGATGGCCTTGGTGATGGTGTTGAAGAGGGTGGCGAGAATGCCGGTGGTGCTTGTGGAGATGGAGTTTTCTTTTTCGATTTGCTAACATGGCCATGATGGTAACCAGTGCCatgattttttcctttcttcttggaCAAAGAAACTCCAATGCCTCTGCTGTGCCTCCAATGCTTGCCTCTTCTTGCATTGCAACCTTCCATGCTTGAAGACCAAATAAGAAGAACAATGATCAGCAAGAATGTGAAGTGCCTGCAGCTGATAGAGCCCATGGTTGCTGTATATTGGGGAAGAAAAGGTGGAGGAGGGGGTAGGGGGGTTTGGGTTCTCTACTTCCAAGTATAACCAACGGAGGGGTTTATATAGAAAGGAGGATTATAGGTTAATAAAAGTCCAAGTCCTTAGGTAGATGATCAAACACTATTTGATAATGCTAGGCATTTATGTTATATTCTCaattctcctttttctctttcattcattatttgtaatattttttatttccacTTTTTGTGAATTTGTTTTCACTTTTATATAGTAACTAAAACTAACTCGGAGGTCCCTTGTTGGCATGCGGAAATGTAATGTTAAAATGTGTCTCGTCCAATGTCCCATGCAGAACCTATCAGCTTAATTTTTTCATTGCCTGTTTAGGCATTTTGTTCCACTAAACAATGCTAAGAACTATTGGCTTATATAACTGCAAAATTCGAGGCACTGAATTGCGCAAATATTTAGACTCTGAGCGCTTTAGTAGCTCATATCACTTTTAGCCATTTGATTAATGTCCTGAAAATTGAGTTCTTAAATAAAGTCATCTGAGTTGCTATATATACTTGTTTTCAAAGTAGCATCATCATTATTGCCTTTGTcttccaatttttttcaaaaccatGGCAAATTAAGcattggttaaaaaaaaaaaaaagaaaaaagaaagaagggtaGCTTGGTGTAATGAAGCTATTTTTCTTTGTTCATCTTCGCATTTTAATTTGGTTAAGCATGACCTGTAATCATGTGATCAATCTCAAAATATCGTGTGgtgcatatttttcttttgtggGTGCTTTTGCATTTGGTGAAATCTTCTATCGGATCCAACACACTCCACAGTTATCATCTATAGTCTTAATATTAGTACCTTTCTCTGCAATTCTTTCATGGAATGTGTTATTACCAGCGACGTTTGGTATTGATATAGTTAAtgctgttcttttttttttttccatggcATTTAAAAAAGCCAAAAGAACACGTGAGTGGGTCTATAAGTTGTCAAGGGCACTGATTATAACAGCTCTTTATGATCACATGCAACGTTCACGGGCTTCAGTTTTGTACTTTGTCTTCTGAACCGGCAGCACTGGCCTCCCGCTGGCCTAAGCCTCAAATCCCCTCTCATTTCTGATAAGTCTAAGCTTCAATGCCTCCCTTTTAGCTTTTCTTCCATATTCTTCCCTTGATGGTTCTTTTGGCATTTCCCCAATGCCCTTTTCGTTTCTTCCTCGCTTGCAATGTTTTCTGGGTTGGAAAGGGTTGTGGGGCTCGTACGTATGAACTTGATGAATTTACTGAATACATAGCGGAAAGGCGAAATTGGCACCACTATAATATAATATGTGGTTGGGAGCTGGAGACCGATTAATGTAGTTTTGCTAAATGAatgatctttttcttttcttcttcatttttatttttcctgaaCCGAAAATGCAAAAGAGAAAACCAAAAGTTGGGAATTATGATAGTCATAATGGAATGTAGCTAGGTGTGCATGTCTTTAACTTTTTGTGAGCAAGGAGCTTTCTTGAATGTGTAAAGAAAGAATGCAAGCTGTTAGTAGTTAGTAGCAGCATAATTTATTTTATGTTGCAATTCCTCTAATATTCTCTACTGTGTTtatgttaacaattttcctctCCTTCTTTTAATTTAGGGAATCAGAGTAGTGGAAACAGGAAACTGCCCTACAAAATGACACGGTAGGAACATTCTCAACAACACATACGTATTAGCCGAACAAAAAAGCGCGACAGTTGACAAATGCAATTAAGAATTTCAACAAACTGACGAAAATATATGACTTGATGTAAGCGAAATGATATCTGTAGTTAAACTTGGCTTATCCTTCCTTGCTTCAGCCACACTATTACGCCCTGCAAAATCTTGCTCAGAGGCTGAGAAAGGGAAACACGCACGAGCCCTGATTGATCGCCCAGCGCGATCGCCTTGGGTCCTTTGACCTCctccttcatttttcttgatattcaATCAATCTCTCTCACTCACTAATGCATTTCACGCCCCCTGCAGAACAGACCACAGCCATACATAGTGAGTCATCTACCGCAAAGGATGGCCATGTTAGATTCACCAATGTCGGGTCGACATCAGTTTCCAGCAGCTTCACCCTCAACATACTTTTACTTGGCATTTAATGTCAAATAGGTTCAAGGGGATGTTGTTGGGTAAATGGTTCCACCTATGAGGATGAGGATCAGAATCGGGTATCCAAGTTAATGTACTAAATATTAGGTACAGCACTGTGGAATTCAATCGAAATCAAAGCGTTAAGACATTTTTCTCCAATCATTCCTTACTTTTGATTTAGATTCCAAAAATGATCAACTCATTGGCTGAATTATGGCCGTTCCACTTTCAAACTAAACAAGCAAAGGGGAATGGCTACGgcctatatatatacatatatatattgggAATCAAGCACCTCCTAATTGAGCTAGGTTATGTTTAGCCCCTCACGTCTGAAAGCAAATTTTGCTGATTGTGATTTAAGCCAATAATGCATGATATTGGAAGTGTCTTGTGCCCATTTCATTATGCAAATGTACGTACGTCATTTGAGCTTCAGATTCAGCTTGATCGAAAACGGAAACCCACCAGTGCACGATCAAGTACTTGCCCTTGTCGTTGATGTCCTGTATTTTTAATCAATAAATGTTTTCGACGTCTGTGGTAGGAGTagcatttctttttctctgtttGTATTGTGTGACACTGacaattttaataaattgtgaTGTCATTCTGTTCAATCAACTAGTATTCGGAGGTCCTTTCGTGCTCAATTAATCTGCTTCCACTGAACATCTCATCCCATTGTTCGCAAGCCACAGACGGAATATCTTAATTCAGTGGTCTTTGAAGATAAACCCTCCATACACATGTTTTGGAAAAGTCTCCGTTTGAATTAGCTATTTTttagggtgtttttgaaaaattttactatagtaGTCagagtatattttgggatacttttagaaaatattttggaatatttaagagtagtagagtttttaaaatatattttgggatttttttgaatattaaaaaaaatttagactacttTTTAGAGTACATTTTagaagtactttttaaaaatttttgaaaaactagtgGATCCAAACAGAATTTTTTTCTGATGTTGTTCAAAGAACTTGCGTCCTCGATGgtggaggaaaatgaaaaagCACCAGCCATACCTTAGAAAATATTAATCTTTTTCGAGCTAAAACTTGGTATAAAATTAATTTAGTATGCATTAAGGTGATTTTAGTATGTTTTCGTTCATGTAATTGACATCCCTTCAAATTATATCTGGTGccgttttctgttttttttttaatatagaaATATTAGACCTCCAATCTCCATAACAAATATTATTATAAACATGGTCGAATTGTCTGGTTCAACAAGAGACGTCAAATGGAAGCCACTTCCCTGGGACGGGTTAGCTAGAGCTAGGAAATATTTGAAGAAACATAGCAATTTAATTAGACCTGCTGCCTAGATAGATCTATCAAATAAACCGATCAGCGGTCTCACATATATATCGGGTATAATCTCATAAAATTTTAAGCTgggaattacaccaaaattgtACGAGCTTAcaccaaatataataaaaattatatgaaCGGAATTGAATGGGACAGAGCTCAGCTTGCACAGTGGAGCCCGACCCTGGATGGACTACATCAGACCTCGGATTTTGTGCAGTCCACTAAACCTATCGTAAGATCAGATTTGACAACCCTTGATTATCTTTCCTTCTAACCCTTAATTACATAAAATTTATAAAGAGCAAATACTGTACTGATTATGATTAAACTCGGAATTACGTGGATACAAGTTCTTACATGTCCATTAGCAGCAGGCATCATCTTTCCTGGTTGATGCCATGGGATGATGAATAATTGTAAacagaggagaaaagaaaatggctTAATAAATTTCATTAACATTAATACACGTGCATTAAGAGCGATGAGTTGGGCCTTCTAAGCCTTCTGTTTTGTTTGTAGGAGAAACATGAGTTCTCGTGAACTTTGGGGCCCTCTCGTGAATTTCATCACGCACGGGATGTTTTGAGCTTACTGATTGCTGATTTGTGACCGACTGCGGCTGCAAACTTTTTTTTGTGCTTCAAATTCAATCTTCTTCCCCGTCCGTGGGAAAACGTTTGGGGATGCATATCaaagtaaaattttattttattattacatTCCCCTATTACAATTTATTTATATACACCgaagaaaaaaattgcaaattacTGGATGGATGAGTATCAGACTGATTAAGAGACAATTCGATCTTTTATTCTTAACCACGCACTCTTGTTGTAGCTGAAGATCACGTACGTCGAGCATGTGGTCAACTGGTCAAGTACTACTGTCACGCACACCCTAATGGTAAACATGAGAATCAGATTTTATGCAAACAGATTTATGCTAGCATGTGTTTCTTGATCCATATATACTAGAAATTTCCACAGCATTGAGATTGGCCTAACGTAGCGAGATAacgagagggaaaaagaaaaggtgtCGTGGGTTCACGGATTGTTGAGGAAGTACGTGTGTTGAAAGCAATAACGTTTCCAATTCTTAGAGGAAACATAATAAGTTGCCGCCATTTTCAAGCGATGAAATGGATTCACCAATACATATAATTTGGTTGTTGTGGTGGTGCCGTTGTTTTCTTGGTTCATGGTTTGGTGGTGTTTGTTGTTGCTCAGCATGTGAAACTTCAGTTGGACAATTTGTTTTTATTCTGTGAATGatcaagtgtttttttttttttttttaaattgtatatcgaaacccaaaaaaaaaactgatttgtCCTCACCTGCTTGTTTCGATGTCCTAGGCTCTTATCAATTCGTGGCCAACAACAGAAACCATATCCAATGGTATTCACGGATTTCTTTGAGGACACTGATCGATGTTTCTGcaataaatgtatatatattcTTTGATTGAGGCCTGATTGCTTTTTGGGTGCCGACCGCATGACTTGGCCAATAATGCAAGGAAGCTCTCATGACCCAGCAGTACACCCACATAATCAGCAATCAGCAGTACACCAAAGCACGTGCACCATCAATATCATCATCTTCACTGATCCTGGGGCCACACACACACCTTCTTGTATTTCTGATGGATGGATAAATAAATCTACAGCAAAAGTAATTTTGGTACGTACATCAAGGATTAGGTTTaggtgtgtatatatatatatatatattccaaaagttaaaacatatatatatatatatatatgaaggaTAAAGTATATATTAATGTAAGTTTCATATACACAATAATAATGTCACTACCAACATGTTCCtccaaagtaaaaaaaaaaatggccagGCTCAGGGCTCGGGCAGGCCCCTCACATCCCATTTTGTACAAGTGACAATGGCCTCCCACAGCCACCAATGGGAATAGGGAACTGCATTTTGGACCCAGTTTGGATTCCcagattttcttttttattttgtcatataTACTACTAGTACTAGCATATATCTTTTGCGTTTGGAGGTGGGGGACGACGAGTAAAAACACTTGGGAAAAGAAGACAAATTAGTGGGACCCCCTATCATATTCATATGTAGGAAATGGATTATTATGCCATATAACAATTAGCCATAAAATTAGGGATTTTATGTTGTTGATTGTCGATTTGTTCTATGAAAATCATGGGTCTAACAACTATACTAAAATCTTCTTGTTGCCTGCCCAGCTTTTTTGAAAATTACAGGCACGTATTTAATTTGGTCTCCTCCTTCTTAAGTTTAATAGTATCTACTCCTATGTCAATCCTATCCAAACATACAAACATTTGTTGGGACACCAACAGGCCAGGCACACTTTAATTAATGCTCCCTTCCATACTATAATACTGTCCATGTTCAATTTTATAGTACCACCTGTACTTTTGATACAAAACCACAAAAGGCCTCCTACAACAACTTCAGGAATTTCCTGCTAAAAATCTTCTAAGCATATCTCCCAAACTCGATCAGGAGATCTTTTACAAGACAGTAGTATCTTGTTAATTTGGTATCTTAGTTCAGTACTTCAGTTAATGCATTAGTCCACGTACGTACTGTTTTTAGTGTTCAAGtagtttataaaaataaaaataaattttttttgaaaaaaaaaaaaaaaaaggaggatcGGGTCGGTTCGATCGGGTCCTTTTAGGTAGGAAGAGCAAAGAAGATGTTTTCTTTTGGTAGCATTAATCAAATCTTAATTGGACCGACAAGTACATTATTTGCTCCAGCGAAACTACTTACTGTTAGTTTTCTTCTTGTAAAGTTCTATAGATTGGCATATTGCAACATATCTTCATGTGCAATGACAATGGATGTTTCTTTTGTCGCTCTGCAATGCAAGTGAATCTTTGGTGTTCCCAGATATCAGAAAACCGACTTCAAGGGGAACAGTTTCTCAATAATTTGCATGCACGTACGATGGTGATCAAAACTTCGCATAATTGTAGTCAATCTCATttaactgaaaattttcaacaatatcGTATTACAACTTAAACCGGAAAAAATTATATAGTGTTACAATAATGTAGTCTGTTTTACTAGTCTCCTGACTTGGATCCAGCATGATCCCGGTAAAGTTAGAAGACACACAGTTACACTGTAAAATCTCGATGGGAACTTGAAATCTCAGGTGACTCCAACCAATGGTATACTATTAGTATTATCCTCCGCACCTAATCGTAGAACTTATCCAGTATATATAGTCATGCAGTAGCAGTTGCACGACGCATCTGCATCACAATTCAGTGTGAATGAGATAGCGTTGGCTGTTTTGGGCAAGCTCAGGCTCCTGCTTGATGATTTTTTCTTTGTCTGATGAGGTCAGACATTCCGCAGAGGGTTGCACGTATCCATACCCAAACCCTATGGCAGAGTTGCAATAAGTCTCTACGGTACCATCCCTAGATTCTAGGTTGATGTTGTTCAGCACAATGTGGCTGCAAGGAACCGTGTCGCTGCATGCAAATTTCATGGCGTTTTTGCTTTTGGAAGTCCCGCTAATGTTCTTGTACATGATTTCACTTATTTCAACTGCAGAACTCTGGATATAAAAAGTCGTTGTCAGGATATTTTAAGGATGAGTAGATAAACAATTGcctgcacttttttttttttttttggttgaattttagTACCATTCAGAGTTTATTCACCAAAGAGAGCAGAAAATACAAAGTCCTTCTGGTTCCCAATTAACCAGCTATTCTGGAAAACCATGAAGCTGGAGGGTGAATCATACCTGGTTCTGGCAAGGCGTCGGCGAATCACAGTAGAATTGGTCAATGATAATGGGATTTGAAACGTCATCTACTCTCACATTCTGATATCGTACCCCTCGAACATACCCAGATCCTCCCTGCAGAGCTACCATTTTTAATCATTCTCCATCTCATCGCAAGACCACACTGAGCACTGGACGTGCTATGATTAGCAGAAATTAACTTCTTCTAATAGTCTCTTTTTCTAAAGGATTATTATTGTGTCTTTTTATGAAGGACTAGAGAGAGTGTTCAAGAAATTATCctcacttttccttttcttcttgtcaGTTAGCAATCTAAGAGAAAGCATTCTTTGAGGGAGTGAATTCAAGTTGTTGCATGCCACAAAGTTTGGACTTAGCATGCTGATATCCTGTCTTAGCTAGTTAAAACACATTTAGCCTTGCTGAAATTGCAGCGACAATGAGGTGCTGCACCCTTTTCGAAAGGAGAAAATAAGATCCAAAGctttcatttccatttttgtGGCAGCATCCATGTACAACTAGTATCTTCATAATACTAAGTACTGCTACGACTTCAGAAGGAAAAGCTACCTGCCAAGTCTTGATCCGGAGGCCATTCGTAGTACCTCGAAGAAACGCCGTATCTAGAACCACTTTCGTCACTATGCCAACAGAGTTGTCCTTCCCAAGGCTTCCTATACTGGTGCCATTCAACAAAGAGGCTCATCAGTACCGTGTTAAAGCTTCTCGACTTAATTGCTTCAACGTGAAAATATGATGCTGCAGTTTGAGACTCAACTGTAGTTACAAAGAGCCTTAACTGATTGAGAAATACTTCTAAGAATTAAGATACCTAATACCATGACCAGGTCCACAATATATTGTCTTCATCCTGATATCAGAGCTTCCATTAACAATTGAGACGCAGTCATCACCTACAGATCACCAAAATGATTATGTTAGCGCTTAGTCCCCTAGACGCTAGCTCAAGAACATGCAGCAAGATGCAAAAGTGGATTTCTTATGCGGGCCTTCTGTAAAATGTACTCGTCAAGCCACTCATTTGAGTTCTACATTTCGATCTTTCACACCTTATTTCATCGGGAATTtacaaaaaatgaaacaaactaGATTACCTAAGAGCTAATTGATAGAATAGGAAACTGAATATCCAATTCAATAAATTGCTAGATCGTCTTCATCAGATAAATGAAGCAGATGGATTTGAGAATGATCTATCACAAGCTCGAATGTTGCTATCTCATGAAATCATGAGAGGATAATAAGGCAGATAAGTAGGACCTGTTCCTATTTTGCAATTCTGGAGTAACACGTTAGTTGATTCAGTGATATGAATTCCATCAGTATTGGGACTGTCCTCTGGAGCGGAAACTTTTACACCTGTTACACGTATTGAGTCTGATCTTGAAATGACAAAATGCATCTGTTGGCTATTTTGAATTGTAAGGCCCTTCACCCTAACTGCTGAGCTTGAATCTATAGTTAACGCCTGCATTAAATAGTTACCCCCAACAAATCATTTAAATGTTATTTGTTCTGTACAAGGATCATTCATGTGTTATTGTTTGAAGTCATCATCAGACTCTTACCGTTGGAGCTCCTTTGCAAGgctttcaaaaggaaaaggaacaacaaaaacaaaatgtcAGTATTTCTCTAAAGCAATCGTAGGCAATACATATGTTAGTAACAAATGAGAATTACATTAGACTTGTTCTTTTTGCAGGATGCTGCCCACCATT from the Coffea arabica cultivar ET-39 chromosome 11e, Coffea Arabica ET-39 HiFi, whole genome shotgun sequence genome contains:
- the LOC140021555 gene encoding probable polygalacturonase At1g80170, whose protein sequence is MAKKLVFICVLVLLSLTGKGGAGARFSEEANILRKVEDFDVEIGGGDDDVEFLEEPFWASERGNKVLVNVDTFGAVGDGVADDTQAFVKAWNQACSTRGSVLLVPQGRRYLVNATRFKGPCEGKLVFQIEGTIVAPTEPKNWDPKNPRLWLGFYNVSKALFQGHGVIDGSGSKWWAASCKKNKSNPCKGAPTALTIDSSSAVRVKGLTIQNSQQMHFVISRSDSIRVTGVKVSAPEDSPNTDGIHITESTNVLLQNCKIGTGDDCVSIVNGSSDIRMKTIYCGPGHGISIGSLGKDNSVGIVTKVVLDTAFLRGTTNGLRIKTWQGGSGYVRGVRYQNVRVDDVSNPIIIDQFYCDSPTPCQNQSSAVEISEIMYKNISGTSKSKNAMKFACSDTVPCSHIVLNNINLESRDGTVETYCNSAIGFGYGYVQPSAECLTSSDKEKIIKQEPELAQNSQRYLIHTEL